A portion of the Bacillus thuringiensis genome contains these proteins:
- a CDS encoding helix-turn-helix domain-containing protein, which yields MKTNSFHDIFNKYFHGLQVVEERYMYVPKTIGKGEVRRWSSFSGMEIVLSNYQFHKNHRIQFASDAAMVELNFCLQGSGEVQVGHSTNKLMAGNSYLYFMNDFEVLFEYEKETPLYSLAIGIPVQLFNHFMLNYAIEKSHDFHTIIGNQCFKKFQTPIDSLTSNIIKRMLENPQKDRINQLEIESKALELLSIYFGKVLLNDRDANKRSQLSKKDLNKIKQAEEILLQRIESPPSLLELAKIVGLNDYKLKIGFKELFGTSTFAYLREQRMERAMLLLRSGTSNVTETAVAVGYNNISHFSESFKKKYGMKPSEILRMY from the coding sequence ATGAAGACTAACAGTTTTCATGACATTTTTAATAAATATTTTCATGGGTTACAAGTTGTAGAAGAAAGATATATGTATGTGCCAAAAACAATAGGTAAGGGTGAAGTGCGAAGGTGGAGCTCGTTTTCTGGGATGGAAATAGTACTATCAAATTATCAGTTTCATAAAAACCATCGCATTCAATTTGCATCGGATGCAGCAATGGTGGAACTTAATTTTTGTTTACAAGGATCCGGGGAAGTACAAGTTGGTCACTCCACAAATAAATTAATGGCTGGGAATAGCTATTTATATTTTATGAATGACTTTGAAGTTCTATTTGAATATGAAAAAGAAACTCCACTATATTCATTAGCAATTGGAATTCCTGTACAGTTGTTTAATCATTTCATGCTAAATTACGCTATTGAAAAAAGTCATGATTTTCATACTATAATAGGAAATCAATGTTTTAAAAAGTTTCAAACCCCCATTGATTCCCTAACATCTAATATTATTAAGAGAATGTTAGAGAATCCCCAAAAGGATCGTATTAATCAACTCGAAATAGAAAGCAAAGCGCTCGAATTGCTTTCTATATACTTTGGGAAAGTATTACTTAATGATCGTGACGCAAATAAAAGGAGTCAATTATCCAAAAAGGATTTGAATAAAATAAAACAAGCTGAAGAAATTTTACTTCAAAGAATAGAGTCACCCCCATCATTATTAGAATTGGCTAAAATAGTAGGATTAAATGATTATAAATTAAAAATTGGTTTTAAAGAATTATTTGGTACGTCCACATTTGCATATTTAAGAGAACAGCGAATGGAAAGAGCAATGCTTTTATTACGTTCGGGAACTAGTAATGTGACCGAAACGGCAGTTGCTGTTGGATACAATAATATTAGTCATTTTTCAGAGTCATTTAAAAAGAAATATGGAATGAAACCTTCTGAAATTTTGCGTATGTATTAA
- a CDS encoding MFS transporter, which produces MKERNESHFWIFVLIGIFLIITTTGFARMEYGIILPFMQEGLYLSTAQSGMLGTILFLGYLLTVGTSGIFTIRFGAKSVLLIGCWFVVISLMGLAFVSSFWIVAFCMLCAGVGSALVYTPLMSITVGWFPDKRGTVMGLLLSGAGIGMLFSGIIVPYVVHTFPEYSWRGAWFLFGVITCIVVFAASVVLKNPEVTEDEKKKGNKSFLWKTKELYIIAWMYFIVGVVYLIPNLYQTSFMIDSGISASISGTVYAIAGICSIAGAPGWGFISDWIGIKKSLCIALLLAVIGDMVPIIFGNIVGFIVSAIIWGSSLGGILLLIQVAASKQVSRKYVSMAISFISVFYAVGQMIGPGLAGWIIGESGYTAAYGLGAFSFFMCICMGLRLKRGNLTNSAYLEK; this is translated from the coding sequence ATGAAAGAGCGGAATGAAAGTCATTTTTGGATATTTGTATTAATAGGAATCTTTCTTATTATAACAACAACTGGTTTCGCCCGTATGGAATATGGAATAATACTGCCATTTATGCAGGAAGGACTTTACTTGTCTACGGCTCAATCAGGTATGCTAGGAACCATACTTTTTTTAGGTTATTTATTAACTGTAGGAACATCTGGAATATTTACTATCCGTTTTGGCGCAAAATCAGTTTTATTAATAGGCTGTTGGTTCGTCGTTATAAGCTTAATGGGATTAGCGTTTGTTTCTTCATTTTGGATAGTTGCTTTTTGTATGCTATGTGCTGGAGTTGGTAGTGCTCTTGTATATACACCACTCATGTCAATAACGGTAGGGTGGTTTCCAGACAAAAGAGGAACTGTAATGGGGCTGTTATTAAGCGGTGCAGGTATAGGTATGCTATTTAGTGGAATAATTGTTCCTTATGTAGTGCACACATTTCCTGAGTATAGTTGGCGTGGTGCATGGTTTTTGTTTGGAGTTATTACATGTATCGTTGTATTCGCCGCTTCAGTTGTTTTGAAAAATCCAGAAGTTACTGAAGATGAGAAAAAAAAGGGTAATAAATCGTTTTTATGGAAAACGAAAGAGCTCTATATCATAGCATGGATGTATTTTATTGTTGGTGTTGTATATTTAATTCCAAATTTATATCAAACTAGTTTTATGATTGATAGTGGTATTTCAGCATCAATTTCGGGAACTGTTTATGCGATTGCTGGTATTTGTTCAATAGCAGGAGCACCTGGCTGGGGATTTATTTCGGATTGGATAGGTATAAAGAAGAGTTTATGTATTGCACTTTTATTAGCTGTTATAGGTGATATGGTTCCAATTATATTTGGAAATATAGTTGGTTTTATCGTGTCGGCAATTATTTGGGGTTCTAGCCTCGGAGGTATACTTTTATTAATTCAAGTTGCAGCTTCAAAGCAAGTATCTCGGAAATATGTATCAATGGCAATTAGTTTTATTTCTGTTTTCTATGCAGTTGGTCAAATGATTGGACCAGGACTTGCGGGCTGGATTATTGGGGAAAGTGGTTATACAGCAGCTTATGGATTAGGTGCTTTCAGTTTCTTTATGTGCATATGTATGGGATTGCGTTTAAAAAGAGGAAATCTTACAAACTCAGCGTATTTAGAGAAGTGA
- a CDS encoding DinB family protein — MVHVKDVLADQLLANANDPSWYMPFSDAVKDLSEREAFWKPNEESNSIAEIVQHLLYWNSTWQTRYKESNVNAVPAIGDNNKSFMLSDNQTFDELREKLLEKLLQWQNLINEEKVESDVVGFPVSAKWWEVLANVTTHNAYHIGQIIYIRKLQKSFDNE, encoded by the coding sequence ATGGTCCATGTGAAAGATGTATTAGCAGATCAGCTATTAGCGAATGCAAATGATCCTAGTTGGTATATGCCATTTTCAGATGCAGTTAAGGATTTATCTGAGAGGGAAGCTTTCTGGAAACCGAATGAAGAGAGTAATAGTATAGCTGAAATCGTACAACATTTACTGTATTGGAACTCTACGTGGCAAACTAGGTATAAAGAATCAAATGTGAATGCAGTACCCGCTATAGGAGATAATAACAAAAGTTTTATGCTCTCAGATAATCAAACTTTCGATGAATTACGGGAAAAACTACTAGAAAAACTGTTACAATGGCAAAATCTCATAAATGAAGAAAAGGTTGAAAGTGATGTAGTGGGATTTCCTGTTTCTGCAAAGTGGTGGGAAGTGCTAGCGAATGTAACAACTCATAATGCATATCATATTGGTCAAATTATTTACATCCGAAAACTACAGAAGAGCTTTGATAATGAATAA